From the Acidilutibacter cellobiosedens genome, one window contains:
- the rnmV gene encoding ribonuclease M5, producing MIKEIIVVEGKDDIRAVKNAVDAEVIATGGYGYSKELINRLKKISERRGVIILTDPDFEGERIRRNISKDLKNCKHAFLPRRKALKKGDIGVENAGKEDIIEALKKARPASVKRIEKFTHDDMINFGLTGSNNSKRRREILGEILGIGYGNSKQFLNRLNNYGISKEEFIDGLKEMEKWNGR from the coding sequence TTGATTAAGGAAATAATAGTGGTAGAAGGCAAAGATGATATTCGGGCGGTAAAAAACGCCGTAGATGCGGAAGTCATAGCTACAGGAGGCTATGGATATTCTAAAGAACTTATAAACAGATTAAAAAAAATATCGGAGCGAAGAGGTGTGATTATTCTTACGGATCCTGATTTTGAAGGAGAAAGAATACGAAGGAATATCTCAAAGGATTTAAAAAATTGCAAGCATGCTTTTCTCCCGAGAAGAAAAGCATTGAAAAAAGGTGATATCGGAGTAGAAAATGCAGGTAAGGAAGATATAATAGAAGCTTTAAAAAAAGCAAGGCCTGCTTCTGTAAAAAGAATCGAAAAATTTACTCATGATGACATGATAAATTTTGGATTAACAGGCAGCAATAATTCTAAAAGAAGAAGAGAAATCTTGGGGGAAATCTTGGGTATAGGATACGGAAATTCTAAGCAGTTTTTAAACAGGCTAAATAATTATGGTATATCCAAAGAAGAATTTATAGATGGATTAAAGGAAATGGAGAAATGGAATGGAAGATAG
- the rsmA gene encoding 16S rRNA (adenine(1518)-N(6)/adenine(1519)-N(6))-dimethyltransferase RsmA: MEDRRLYSPKMVRDILEKHNFKLSKSLGQNFLIDGNIVRSIVEKGGITEKDFILEIGPGIGTLTEELSIKAKYVVGIELDEALLPILKETLRERKNVEIIHGDILKIDLEELFHKEFKGESIKIVANLPYYITTPIIGRLLEEELNIQGIIVMIQKEVARRMIAKTNSKDYSALSIFVQYYTDPEIILNVPRSVFLPKPKVDSSVIRLNLKNQKMKVENKEIFFKVVRSAFNQRRKTIQNSLSSKELNISKEKIKEILTLCNIDPQKRAENLTAEDFAKISSLFPPI, translated from the coding sequence ATGGAAGATAGAAGACTTTACTCTCCCAAAATGGTGAGAGATATCTTAGAAAAACATAATTTCAAACTATCGAAAAGCCTTGGGCAAAATTTTCTGATAGATGGGAATATTGTAAGAAGCATCGTAGAAAAAGGAGGGATAACTGAAAAGGATTTTATTCTTGAAATAGGGCCGGGAATCGGAACGCTAACGGAAGAACTGAGTATAAAGGCAAAATATGTTGTAGGAATAGAATTAGACGAAGCCCTTCTTCCCATATTAAAAGAAACACTCCGAGAGAGAAAGAATGTGGAAATAATTCATGGAGATATATTAAAAATAGATCTTGAAGAGCTTTTTCATAAAGAATTTAAGGGAGAAAGTATAAAAATAGTGGCAAATCTTCCCTACTATATAACTACTCCCATTATTGGAAGGTTGCTCGAAGAAGAATTAAACATCCAAGGAATAATAGTAATGATTCAAAAAGAAGTAGCAAGAAGAATGATTGCTAAAACTAATTCAAAAGATTACAGTGCATTATCCATATTTGTTCAATATTATACCGACCCTGAAATAATTCTTAATGTTCCCCGCTCCGTATTTCTTCCCAAACCCAAAGTCGATTCTTCCGTTATAAGGTTAAATTTGAAAAACCAAAAAATGAAGGTCGAAAATAAAGAAATATTTTTCAAAGTAGTACGGTCAGCATTCAATCAAAGGAGAAAAACTATCCAAAATTCTTTATCTTCCAAGGAATTAAATATTTCAAAGGAAAAAATAAAGGAAATACTAACTTTATGCAATATAGATCCCCAAAAAAGAGCGGAAAATTTAACTGCAGAAGATTTTGCAAAGATTAGTTCACTTTTTCCTCCTATTTAA